From a single Candidatus Binatia bacterium genomic region:
- a CDS encoding sulfite exporter TauE/SafE family protein — translation MGRRAAPLRGVSQSVRAASLARRRPIARRVRRFVHVIPRRGACALPQPDPDARISRMGLGLLVLGLAIGVVSGMVGVGGGVFLVPALHYVFKFSQHEAQGTSIAVLVPPIGIFAALEYWRHGFVRLPVVAWIAVGFACGAFLGAMLAGRLDDSVLRQTFGLFMLFIALQMVFKDDEPHLRSVLPTAVATGAIGLLAWSQRRFGWGSRARRRLVRWVRRRRPPHELASDVEYHI, via the coding sequence ATGGGGCGTCGGGCGGCGCCTTTGCGCGGCGTGTCGCAGAGCGTGCGTGCCGCCTCGCTCGCGAGGAGGCGTCCGATCGCGCGCCGCGTGCGACGTTTCGTACACGTGATCCCACGGCGCGGCGCGTGCGCTTTGCCGCAGCCCGACCCGGACGCGAGGATTTCGCGCATGGGTCTTGGACTGCTGGTGCTGGGGCTCGCGATCGGTGTCGTGAGCGGGATGGTCGGAGTCGGTGGCGGGGTGTTCCTCGTGCCGGCGCTTCACTACGTGTTCAAGTTCTCGCAACACGAGGCGCAGGGGACCTCGATCGCGGTGCTGGTGCCGCCGATCGGGATCTTCGCCGCGCTCGAGTACTGGCGGCACGGCTTCGTGCGCTTGCCGGTCGTCGCCTGGATCGCGGTGGGCTTCGCGTGCGGGGCGTTTCTCGGCGCGATGCTCGCCGGCCGCCTCGACGACAGCGTTCTGCGTCAGACCTTCGGTCTCTTCATGCTGTTCATCGCCCTGCAGATGGTCTTCAAGGACGACGAGCCGCACCTCCGCTCGGTGCTGCCGACGGCGGTCGCGACCGGCGCCATCGGTCTGCTGGCGTGGAGCCAGCGGCGCTTCGGTTGGGGGAGCCGCGCCCGGCGGCGTCTGGTGCGCTGGGTGCGGCGTCGCAGGCCGCCGCACGAGCTGGCGAGCGACGTCGAGTACCACATCTGA
- a CDS encoding SDR family NAD(P)-dependent oxidoreductase produces the protein MNYSRSIRGKRALVTGAASGIGRATAKLFAEEGASVAATDVAREGLESLVDEVRARGGDARSWIMDVADDQSVRDVVAKVVAELGGLDILVNCAGVSIPAPFGDDDAWRRTFAVNLDGMMRVIRASLPHLEKCGEGRIVNIASTEGLGATPLLSPYTASKHGVIGLTRGLAVEVALRGITVNAICPGPIRTGMTAPIPEENKQKWARRKVPLKRYGEPEEVAHAILSLVLPASSYITGTYLVVDGGMTALEG, from the coding sequence ATGAACTACAGCCGATCGATCCGCGGCAAGCGTGCGCTGGTGACCGGCGCGGCGAGCGGCATCGGCCGCGCGACCGCGAAGCTGTTCGCGGAGGAAGGCGCGTCGGTCGCCGCGACCGACGTCGCGCGCGAAGGGCTCGAGAGCCTGGTCGATGAAGTACGCGCGCGCGGCGGCGACGCCCGCTCCTGGATCATGGACGTCGCCGACGACCAAAGCGTTCGCGACGTGGTCGCGAAGGTCGTCGCCGAGCTCGGCGGCCTCGACATCCTGGTCAACTGCGCGGGCGTGAGCATTCCGGCGCCGTTCGGCGACGACGACGCCTGGCGACGGACGTTCGCCGTCAACCTCGACGGCATGATGCGCGTCATCCGCGCCTCGCTGCCCCACCTCGAGAAGTGCGGCGAGGGACGCATCGTCAACATCGCGTCGACCGAGGGGCTCGGTGCGACACCGCTTCTCAGCCCCTACACCGCGAGCAAGCACGGCGTGATCGGCTTGACGCGCGGGCTCGCCGTCGAGGTCGCGCTGCGCGGCATCACGGTGAACGCGATCTGCCCCGGTCCGATCCGCACCGGCATGACGGCGCCGATCCCCGAGGAGAACAAGCAGAAGTGGGCGCGCCGCAAGGTGCCGCTCAAGCGCTACGGCGAGCCCGAAGAGGTCGCGCACGCGATCCTGAGCCTCGTGCTGCCCGCGTCGTCGTACATCACCGGGACGTACCTGGTGGTCGACGGCGGCATGACGGCGCTCGAGGGCTGA
- a CDS encoding CbbQ/NirQ/NorQ/GpvN family protein, with amino-acid sequence MSQALPNAAPADDAPFYLPIRDEVEVFTEAYACRLPVLLKGPTGCGKTRFVEYMASKLLPRPAGDTRPSLITVACHEDLTGSDLVGRYLIQGDETVWIDGPLTQAVRAGAICYLDEVVEARKDTIVLIHPLTDHRRILPIDKRGETIEAHSDFLLVISYNPGYQSVLKDLKHSTRQRFVSLEFDYPPRDREAEIIRHESGVDADTALLLATLGEKVRTLRGAGLGEGVSTRLLVYAGQLIARGVAPRRACTVAVTNSLTDDAEMIRSVGELVSALFP; translated from the coding sequence GTGAGCCAAGCCCTGCCGAACGCGGCGCCCGCCGACGACGCGCCGTTCTATCTTCCCATCCGCGACGAGGTCGAGGTCTTCACCGAAGCCTACGCCTGCCGCCTGCCGGTGCTGCTCAAGGGGCCGACCGGCTGCGGCAAGACCCGCTTCGTCGAGTACATGGCGAGCAAGCTGTTGCCGCGTCCCGCCGGCGACACGCGCCCGTCGCTGATCACCGTCGCCTGCCACGAGGACCTGACGGGGTCCGACCTGGTCGGGCGCTACCTCATCCAGGGCGACGAGACGGTGTGGATCGACGGTCCGCTGACGCAGGCCGTGCGCGCGGGCGCGATCTGCTACCTCGACGAGGTCGTCGAGGCGCGCAAGGACACGATCGTCCTGATCCACCCGCTCACCGACCACCGCCGCATCCTGCCGATCGACAAGCGCGGCGAGACCATCGAAGCGCACTCGGATTTTTTGCTCGTCATCTCCTACAACCCCGGCTACCAGAGCGTGCTCAAGGACCTGAAGCACTCGACCCGGCAGCGCTTCGTGAGCCTCGAGTTCGACTACCCGCCGCGGGACCGCGAGGCGGAGATCATCCGCCACGAGAGCGGCGTCGACGCCGACACCGCGCTGCTGCTCGCGACGCTCGGCGAGAAGGTGCGCACGCTTCGCGGCGCGGGGCTCGGCGAGGGCGTCAGCACGCGTTTGTTGGTCTACGCCGGACAGCTCATCGCCCGTGGCGTGGCGCCGCGTCGCGCCTGCACGGTGGCGGTGACCAACTCGCTGACCGACGACGCCGAGATGATCCGCTCGGTCGGCGAGCTGGTGAGCGCGCTGTTCCCGTAA
- a CDS encoding YqgE/AlgH family protein has protein sequence MADEGLAPSLLLAMPQLDDPNFNRAVVLLCRHTDEGALGFIVNRPVHVNARELLALDPPIESDATLTVWEGGPVSQERGWLLCRQAPSDASNLEVCEGLYMSNSPTVLRRILEGDPRNCEPDRSRLFLGYAGWGPGQLDSELAMSSWLNAPLDLDLVFHTAPEELWVRAIRSLGVEPTAIAPAPGIH, from the coding sequence ATGGCGGACGAAGGACTCGCACCCAGCCTGCTGCTCGCCATGCCGCAGCTGGACGACCCCAACTTCAACCGGGCCGTGGTCCTCCTCTGCAGGCACACCGACGAGGGAGCGCTCGGCTTCATCGTCAACCGTCCGGTGCACGTGAACGCGCGGGAGCTCCTGGCGCTCGACCCGCCGATCGAGTCGGACGCGACGTTGACGGTGTGGGAGGGCGGTCCGGTGAGCCAGGAGCGCGGCTGGCTGCTCTGCCGGCAGGCGCCGTCCGACGCGAGCAACCTCGAGGTCTGCGAGGGGCTGTACATGTCGAACTCGCCGACCGTCCTGCGGCGCATCCTCGAGGGCGATCCGCGCAACTGCGAGCCCGACCGCAGCCGGCTCTTCCTCGGCTACGCGGGCTGGGGTCCGGGGCAGCTCGACAGCGAGCTCGCGATGTCGTCGTGGCTCAACGCGCCGCTCGACCTCGACCTCGTGTTCCACACCGCGCCGGAAGAGCTCTGGGTGCGCGCCATCCGCAGCCTCGGCGTCGAGCCGACCGCGATCGCGCCAGCGCCCGGCATCCACTAG
- a CDS encoding fused MFS/spermidine synthase — protein sequence MQAGILLLATCFLLSGFGSLALEVVWTRQLRLVFGSTTLAASTILVAYMLGLGLGGLAGGRVADRLRDGVRAYGWIEIAIGLYALLVPTLIGWFPVLNRTVLQDLSFWPAALGRFVLALGLFLIPTVLMGATLPILVAALVRHDPRIARGSGLLYGINTLGAVAGVFVATFVLFPAVGVWRTNLIGALVDIAVGVLAVALLPLLIRGAPATVDAAAARARDAGHDVQPDVRPTATPTRLAPQVDAHVAPAAVLTAYAGVGLVALVCEVGWMRGLAIVLGSSIYGFAAMLGAFLSGIALGSLIFRRWAERTRRPVLLLGVGLAALGVLALATTAALPELPSVFLRLITRSPEADRSLVFLQVVFCMATLLPPTLILGGLFPLLARIVAASTRDAGVAIGWVYFANTIGAAAGAFVAGFVLLPTIGLERMLALASALALALASLFLIRAARGTTTRVAAAAPLAAAIALLSTSLPFDRAKLTRGVFHSPDAHMTFAIEMVPFAGEARPSLLYYRDGINATISVHRLAGMTAMKVNGKVDASDGEDMPNQVLPAHVALLFGPPARDVLVIGWASGVTVGSVAQHDGVERIDAVEIEPAVIEASHFFDDVNGRPLDDPRVRVILDDGRTFLENAQDAYDVIISQPSNPWMTGVANLFTHEFFKAASRALRPDGRLLQWMQLYGMEPESLAAVLAAMRAEFPYVYGFADRGMGANVLLLAMRRPLTRDDLPRWEDLDDGVREDLRRVRNFSTEDLWSLLRVLPPDVDRLARRASVRNSDGNLFIELRAPLVANRTATPDNWRALAKSSDAVLPFLESLGEELDHERVAALALSYTAQRRDYPVAEQLLRAAGERGRAGHAITAAVTMVRALDRSGQLSHENQLASLDEAVELAPDAFEPRLLRGQVRLEADQPELALADAEDALARRPDDPRARVLRMRARAALDRNHEAAEDADALLRSRFAHGDDDLAREAAAIYVAAGRFEDARPLLEQELLDRDPVWEDGWAMLALVYERAGRERDAEMARYNVAVARANRARQLHRLARLALWQGEVDDARILLEVATSIDPEYAAARDDLDGLAQTALVQ from the coding sequence GTGCAAGCCGGGATCCTTCTCCTCGCGACCTGCTTCCTCCTGTCCGGCTTCGGTAGCCTCGCGCTCGAGGTCGTCTGGACGCGTCAACTACGGCTGGTCTTCGGCTCCACGACGCTGGCGGCGAGCACGATCCTCGTCGCCTACATGCTCGGCCTCGGGCTCGGCGGGCTTGCGGGCGGACGCGTGGCGGACCGGCTGCGCGACGGCGTCCGCGCGTACGGCTGGATCGAGATCGCGATCGGCCTCTACGCGCTCCTCGTGCCGACGCTGATCGGCTGGTTCCCCGTGCTGAACCGCACGGTGCTGCAGGACCTGAGCTTCTGGCCGGCGGCGCTCGGGCGCTTCGTGCTCGCGCTCGGCTTGTTCTTGATCCCGACGGTCCTGATGGGCGCCACGCTGCCAATTTTGGTCGCGGCGCTCGTGCGGCACGATCCGCGGATCGCACGCGGCAGCGGCCTGCTCTACGGGATCAACACGCTGGGCGCGGTCGCGGGCGTGTTCGTCGCGACCTTCGTGCTCTTCCCGGCGGTCGGCGTGTGGCGGACGAACCTGATCGGGGCGCTGGTCGACATCGCGGTCGGCGTGCTCGCGGTCGCGCTGCTGCCGCTGCTGATCCGCGGCGCTCCTGCGACCGTCGATGCTGCGGCGGCGCGCGCACGCGACGCCGGGCACGACGTGCAGCCCGACGTACGGCCGACCGCGACGCCGACGCGGCTCGCGCCGCAGGTCGACGCGCACGTCGCGCCCGCGGCGGTCCTCACCGCCTACGCCGGCGTCGGCCTCGTCGCGCTGGTCTGCGAGGTCGGCTGGATGCGCGGTCTCGCGATCGTGCTCGGCTCGTCGATCTACGGCTTCGCGGCCATGCTCGGCGCCTTCCTCTCCGGCATCGCGCTCGGCAGCCTGATCTTCCGCAGGTGGGCCGAGCGCACGCGGCGGCCGGTGCTGCTGCTCGGCGTCGGCCTCGCCGCGCTCGGCGTGCTCGCGCTCGCGACCACGGCGGCGCTGCCCGAGCTACCGAGCGTCTTTTTGCGCTTGATCACACGCAGCCCGGAGGCGGATCGCAGCCTCGTCTTTCTCCAGGTCGTCTTCTGCATGGCGACGCTGCTGCCGCCGACGCTGATCCTGGGCGGGCTCTTCCCGCTGCTCGCGCGCATCGTCGCGGCGTCGACGCGCGATGCGGGCGTCGCGATCGGCTGGGTCTACTTCGCGAACACGATCGGTGCGGCGGCGGGCGCGTTCGTCGCGGGGTTCGTGCTGCTGCCGACGATCGGCCTCGAGCGCATGCTCGCGCTCGCCTCGGCGCTCGCGCTCGCTTTGGCGTCGCTCTTCCTGATCCGTGCGGCGCGCGGAACGACGACGCGGGTCGCCGCGGCCGCGCCGCTCGCGGCGGCGATCGCTTTGCTCTCGACGTCGCTGCCGTTCGACCGCGCGAAGCTGACGCGCGGCGTGTTCCACAGCCCCGACGCGCACATGACCTTCGCGATCGAGATGGTGCCGTTCGCCGGCGAGGCGCGGCCGTCGCTGCTCTACTACCGCGACGGCATCAACGCGACGATCTCCGTGCACCGCCTCGCCGGGATGACGGCGATGAAGGTGAACGGCAAGGTCGACGCGTCGGACGGCGAGGACATGCCGAACCAGGTGCTGCCCGCGCACGTCGCGTTGCTCTTCGGACCGCCCGCGCGCGACGTGCTGGTGATCGGCTGGGCGTCGGGCGTGACGGTCGGCTCGGTCGCGCAGCACGACGGCGTCGAGCGCATCGACGCGGTCGAGATCGAGCCCGCGGTGATCGAGGCCTCGCACTTCTTCGACGACGTCAACGGACGCCCGCTCGACGATCCGCGCGTGCGCGTCATCCTCGACGACGGCCGCACCTTCCTCGAGAACGCGCAGGACGCGTACGACGTCATCATCTCGCAGCCCTCGAACCCGTGGATGACGGGTGTCGCGAACCTCTTCACGCACGAGTTCTTCAAAGCCGCGAGCCGCGCGCTGCGCCCCGACGGTCGTCTGCTGCAGTGGATGCAGCTCTACGGCATGGAGCCCGAGTCGCTCGCCGCGGTGCTGGCCGCGATGCGCGCGGAGTTTCCGTACGTCTACGGCTTCGCCGATCGCGGGATGGGCGCGAACGTCCTCCTGCTCGCGATGCGGCGGCCGCTCACGCGCGACGACCTGCCGCGCTGGGAAGACCTCGACGACGGAGTCCGCGAGGATCTGCGCCGCGTCCGAAACTTCTCGACCGAAGACCTCTGGAGCCTGCTGCGCGTGCTGCCCCCGGACGTCGACCGGCTCGCGCGTCGCGCGAGCGTGCGCAACTCCGACGGCAACCTGTTCATCGAGCTGCGCGCGCCGCTGGTCGCGAACCGCACCGCGACGCCGGACAACTGGCGCGCGCTCGCCAAGTCGAGCGACGCGGTGTTGCCGTTTCTCGAGTCGCTCGGTGAAGAGCTCGACCACGAGCGCGTCGCCGCGCTCGCGCTGTCGTACACCGCGCAGCGACGCGACTACCCGGTCGCCGAGCAGCTTCTCCGCGCCGCGGGCGAGCGCGGCCGCGCGGGACACGCGATCACGGCAGCGGTCACGATGGTGCGCGCGCTCGACCGCAGCGGCCAGCTCTCGCACGAGAACCAGCTCGCGTCGCTCGACGAAGCGGTGGAGCTCGCGCCCGACGCGTTCGAGCCGCGCCTGCTGCGCGGCCAGGTGCGTCTCGAAGCGGACCAACCCGAGCTCGCGCTGGCGGACGCGGAGGACGCGCTCGCCCGGCGTCCGGACGATCCGCGGGCGCGGGTGCTGCGCATGCGCGCACGCGCCGCTCTCGACCGGAATCACGAGGCAGCCGAGGACGCAGATGCTCTGCTGCGCTCGCGCTTCGCCCACGGCGACGACGACCTCGCGCGCGAGGCGGCCGCGATCTACGTCGCGGCCGGACGCTTCGAGGACGCCCGACCGCTCCTCGAGCAGGAGCTGCTCGATCGCGATCCGGTGTGGGAGGACGGCTGGGCGATGCTCGCCTTGGTGTACGAGCGAGCGGGCCGCGAGCGCGACGCGGAGATGGCGCGCTACAACGTGGCCGTGGCGCGCGCGAACCGCGCACGGCAGCTGCACCGGCTCGCGCGCCTTGCGCTCTGGCAGGGCGAAGTCGACGACGCGCGAATTCTTCTCGAGGTCGCGACGTCCATCGATCCCGAATACGCAGCCGCGCGCGACGACCTCGACGGCCTCGCGCAGACGGCCCTCGTGCAGTGA
- a CDS encoding MFS transporter, with protein MSTSPRTERLNLWIVCAAQFLTLAGMTAILPLLPLYLQDIGVTDRDAVRYWTGVLGSAPFIVAVFATPVWGTFADRVGHKPMVVRSVFGIALATTGMGFANSALALLGWRALQGAVSGVFPAAVALLSASTPPARVGRALAMLQSARAAGSLSGPLIGGVIADLVGMRALFFGVGALAATAGLVCAMVLEEPRREAAAAHASHASRIRLAQLVRDRGTLALLALVVLFQVMIMASWPTLALFVEKLGVPRDAVATTTGSVIFVAGVPAMFISTAWARLGGRHGVERVMLLSLVLSGLAYAAVGFLARRVEVLFVLRLLSGVSVAGFIPLVFQLIGSRAPESARGRMAGLGSTAMMIGNVIGPLLGGWLAVHLDLAATFWVPGLAIAAVGIAFAAARAGRSA; from the coding sequence ATGTCGACCTCGCCGCGCACCGAGCGCCTGAACCTCTGGATCGTGTGCGCCGCGCAGTTCCTCACCCTCGCCGGGATGACGGCGATCCTGCCGCTGCTGCCGCTCTACCTGCAGGACATCGGCGTCACCGACCGCGACGCGGTTCGCTACTGGACCGGCGTGCTGGGCTCGGCACCGTTCATCGTCGCCGTGTTCGCGACGCCGGTTTGGGGCACGTTCGCCGATCGCGTCGGGCACAAGCCGATGGTGGTGCGCTCGGTGTTCGGCATCGCGCTCGCGACGACCGGCATGGGCTTCGCGAACTCGGCGCTCGCGCTGCTCGGCTGGCGCGCGCTGCAGGGCGCGGTGAGCGGCGTGTTTCCCGCCGCGGTCGCGCTGCTCTCGGCGAGCACGCCGCCCGCGCGGGTCGGGCGTGCGCTCGCGATGCTGCAGAGCGCGCGCGCCGCGGGCAGCCTCTCGGGTCCATTGATCGGCGGCGTCATCGCCGACCTGGTCGGCATGCGCGCGCTCTTCTTCGGCGTCGGCGCGCTCGCCGCGACCGCCGGCCTCGTGTGCGCGATGGTGCTCGAGGAGCCGCGTCGCGAGGCCGCCGCGGCGCACGCGTCGCACGCGTCGCGGATCAGGCTCGCGCAGCTCGTCCGCGACCGCGGGACGCTCGCGCTGCTCGCGCTCGTCGTGCTCTTCCAGGTGATGATCATGGCGTCGTGGCCGACGCTCGCGCTGTTCGTCGAGAAGCTCGGCGTGCCGCGCGACGCGGTCGCGACCACCACGGGCTCCGTGATCTTCGTCGCCGGCGTGCCGGCGATGTTCATCAGCACCGCGTGGGCGCGGCTCGGCGGGCGTCACGGCGTCGAGCGGGTGATGCTCCTGTCGCTGGTGCTCTCCGGGCTCGCGTACGCGGCGGTCGGCTTCCTCGCGCGCCGGGTCGAGGTGCTGTTCGTGCTGCGGCTGCTCTCCGGCGTGTCGGTCGCGGGCTTCATTCCGCTCGTGTTCCAGCTGATCGGCTCGCGCGCGCCGGAGAGCGCGCGCGGTCGCATGGCGGGTCTCGGCTCGACCGCGATGATGATCGGCAACGTGATCGGACCGCTGCTCGGTGGCTGGCTCGCCGTGCACCTCGATCTCGCGGCGACGTTCTGGGTGCCGGGGCTCGCGATCGCCGCGGTCGGCATCGCGTTCGCGGCAGCGAGAGCCGGGCGCTCGGCGTGA
- a CDS encoding right-handed parallel beta-helix repeat-containing protein has translation MRAISGVVLGLLLASASVAHAADYWVRNGGNDANDGLSIATAWATLVHAATRVAPGDTVHVLDGDYQGFYLTRSGAPGAPITFRAEGPNVRITANNPITPDGINLEGASHVVIDGFVVNERTRAGIRAVLGSHVTVRNCKLGWNGRWGILTGFVDDFVAEHNEAHHSQIEHGIYVSNSSDRPIVRNNLIWSNNANGIHFNGDASLGGDGLIEDALVEGNVIWDNGRGGGSGINMDGGTRSTIRNNLLFDNHASGISLYRIDASAGAKDNLVINNTIIQASDARWAININNGSTGNTLHNNILYSFHSFRGVISIDASSRPGFSSDYNSVMSRFSADGGDTIVSLAAWQALGYDVHSFVATPAQHFVAPGSDFHLLPTSPAVDAGTASGAPTVDLDGAPRPVGAGVDVGAYELQLAQCGDGDLDPGEECESDDDCAAGATCAGCTCSEPPTPAVCESGPLATKPVLVLRGSPFSLTFAGQAIVPKPWSGVNPSINGVRVVVADADGVRYDVTVPGGERWTVNAAGTRWLYRDPKGTVDGIVRVVVHDRSRKADGLLDWRVVAKHREAVEMPDPASATAAIVLGAEDECARAAWNPPGGARPRCQLQRVRVACR, from the coding sequence ATGAGGGCGATCTCGGGCGTGGTGCTGGGGCTGCTGCTCGCGAGCGCGAGCGTCGCGCACGCCGCGGACTACTGGGTGAGAAACGGCGGCAACGACGCGAACGACGGCCTGTCGATCGCGACCGCGTGGGCGACGCTCGTGCACGCCGCGACCAGGGTCGCTCCCGGCGACACGGTGCACGTCCTCGACGGCGACTATCAGGGTTTCTACTTGACGCGCTCGGGCGCTCCGGGCGCGCCGATCACCTTCCGCGCCGAGGGACCGAACGTCCGCATCACCGCGAACAACCCGATCACGCCCGACGGCATCAACCTCGAGGGCGCGTCGCACGTCGTGATCGACGGCTTCGTCGTCAACGAGCGCACGCGCGCCGGCATCCGCGCCGTGCTCGGCTCGCACGTCACGGTGCGCAACTGCAAGCTCGGCTGGAACGGGCGCTGGGGAATCTTGACGGGCTTCGTCGACGACTTCGTCGCCGAGCACAACGAGGCGCACCACTCGCAGATCGAGCACGGCATCTACGTGTCGAACAGCTCCGACCGCCCGATCGTGCGCAACAACCTCATCTGGTCGAACAACGCGAACGGCATCCACTTCAACGGCGACGCGAGCCTCGGCGGCGACGGCCTGATCGAGGACGCGCTCGTCGAGGGCAACGTCATCTGGGACAACGGACGCGGCGGCGGCTCGGGCATCAACATGGACGGCGGGACGCGGAGCACGATCCGCAACAACCTGCTGTTCGACAACCACGCGAGCGGCATCAGCCTCTACCGCATCGACGCGAGCGCCGGCGCGAAGGACAACCTGGTGATCAACAACACGATCATCCAGGCGTCCGACGCGCGCTGGGCGATCAACATCAACAACGGCTCGACCGGCAACACGCTGCACAACAACATCCTCTACAGCTTCCACTCGTTCCGCGGCGTGATCTCGATCGACGCCTCGAGCCGGCCGGGCTTCTCGTCGGACTACAACAGCGTCATGAGCCGCTTCAGCGCGGACGGCGGCGACACCATCGTCTCGCTCGCCGCTTGGCAGGCGCTCGGCTACGACGTGCACTCGTTCGTCGCGACGCCCGCGCAGCACTTCGTCGCGCCGGGCAGCGACTTCCACCTCTTGCCGACGAGCCCCGCGGTCGACGCCGGCACGGCGAGCGGCGCGCCGACGGTCGACCTCGACGGTGCGCCACGTCCGGTCGGAGCGGGCGTCGACGTCGGCGCCTACGAGCTGCAGCTCGCGCAGTGCGGCGACGGCGACCTCGATCCGGGCGAGGAGTGCGAGAGCGACGACGACTGCGCGGCGGGCGCGACCTGCGCGGGCTGCACGTGCAGCGAGCCGCCGACGCCGGCGGTGTGCGAGAGCGGTCCGCTCGCGACGAAGCCGGTCCTCGTCCTGCGCGGCTCGCCGTTCTCGCTGACCTTCGCCGGGCAGGCGATCGTCCCGAAGCCGTGGAGCGGCGTCAATCCAAGCATCAATGGCGTGCGCGTCGTCGTCGCCGATGCGGACGGCGTGCGCTACGACGTCACCGTCCCCGGCGGCGAGCGCTGGACCGTGAACGCGGCCGGGACGCGCTGGCTTTACCGCGATCCGAAGGGCACCGTCGACGGGATCGTGCGCGTCGTGGTGCACGACCGCTCGCGCAAGGCGGACGGGCTCCTCGACTGGCGCGTGGTCGCGAAGCATCGGGAAGCCGTCGAGATGCCCGACCCGGCGTCGGCGACCGCCGCGATCGTGCTCGGCGCCGAGGACGAGTGCGCACGCGCGGCGTGGAATCCGCCGGGCGGCGCGCGGCCGCGCTGCCAGCTGCAGCGCGTGCGGGTCGCGTGCCGGTGA
- a CDS encoding OB-fold domain-containing protein, translating into MNAIAKPVPRVTEELAPFFEAAKRGELVVQRCTDCGLLRFPPREVCSRCWSRNADWTKVSGRGEVYSFYVMHQIYHPGFATEVPYPVVVVELEEGVRVLSNLVDCPREKITIGMPVEVTFEELSPEVTLPKFRPRAS; encoded by the coding sequence ATGAACGCGATCGCCAAGCCCGTTCCGCGCGTCACCGAAGAGCTGGCGCCGTTCTTCGAGGCCGCCAAGCGCGGCGAGCTCGTGGTGCAGCGCTGCACCGACTGCGGCTTGCTCCGCTTTCCGCCGCGCGAGGTATGCAGCCGCTGCTGGTCGCGCAACGCCGACTGGACGAAGGTCTCGGGGCGCGGAGAGGTCTACAGCTTCTACGTGATGCACCAGATCTACCACCCCGGCTTCGCGACCGAGGTCCCGTACCCGGTGGTGGTGGTCGAGCTCGAGGAGGGCGTGCGGGTGCTGTCGAACCTCGTCGACTGCCCGCGCGAGAAGATCACGATCGGCATGCCGGTCGAGGTCACCTTCGAGGAGCTGAGCCCCGAGGTCACGCTGCCGAAGTTCCGCCCGCGGGCGAGCTGA
- a CDS encoding thiolase family protein — translation MASRTAKVAIAGLGITEQGKVYGPSAVGFAVEAVRLALEDAGLEAQDLDGLLVNPGLTWGQAATMGSFALQQALGLKDLRLSAAMNLGGATAGAMIMQAALAIEAGLATNVACVFSDAPLKPPRPAGEKGSGSGSSGAYAFAGDLNAAYGAFGVNGLYALVAQRHMHRYGTTNDHLGAIAVAERAWAQGNPRAQFYGKPLTLEEYHASRWVAEPFHLLDCCLVSNGGLAVIVTSAERARSLRQPPVYVLGMGQGHPGGDPIETLTSGAPIAAKTAFEMAGATLADVDFCEIYDCYTFTVLVTLEDYGFCKKGEGGPFVADGRIAPGGSLPVNTGGGQLSSFYMWGMTPISEAVIQLRGQGGARQVEKNDLCLVSGNGGVLSTHATLLLSKHPS, via the coding sequence ATGGCGTCCCGAACGGCAAAGGTCGCGATCGCCGGGCTCGGCATCACCGAGCAGGGCAAGGTGTACGGCCCGAGCGCGGTCGGCTTCGCGGTCGAAGCGGTGCGGCTCGCGCTCGAGGACGCAGGTCTCGAGGCGCAGGACCTCGACGGTCTGCTGGTCAACCCCGGGCTCACCTGGGGCCAGGCCGCGACCATGGGCTCGTTCGCGCTGCAGCAAGCGCTCGGTCTCAAGGACCTGCGTCTGTCGGCGGCGATGAACCTCGGCGGCGCGACCGCCGGCGCGATGATCATGCAGGCGGCGCTCGCGATCGAGGCCGGGCTCGCGACGAACGTCGCGTGCGTGTTCTCCGACGCGCCGCTCAAGCCGCCGCGGCCCGCGGGCGAGAAGGGCTCGGGCTCCGGCTCGTCGGGCGCCTACGCCTTCGCCGGCGACCTCAACGCCGCGTACGGCGCGTTCGGCGTGAACGGCCTCTACGCGCTGGTCGCGCAGCGTCACATGCACCGCTACGGCACGACCAACGACCACCTCGGCGCCATCGCGGTCGCCGAGCGCGCCTGGGCGCAGGGCAACCCGCGCGCGCAGTTCTACGGCAAGCCGCTGACGCTCGAGGAGTACCACGCGTCGCGCTGGGTGGCGGAGCCGTTCCACCTGCTCGACTGCTGCCTCGTGTCGAACGGCGGGCTCGCGGTGATCGTCACGAGCGCCGAGCGCGCGCGCTCGCTGCGTCAGCCGCCGGTGTACGTCCTCGGCATGGGTCAGGGGCATCCGGGCGGCGATCCGATCGAGACGCTCACGTCGGGCGCACCCATCGCCGCGAAGACCGCCTTCGAGATGGCCGGCGCGACGCTCGCGGACGTCGACTTCTGCGAGATCTACGATTGCTACACCTTCACCGTGCTGGTGACGCTCGAGGACTACGGCTTCTGCAAGAAGGGCGAGGGCGGACCGTTCGTCGCCGACGGACGCATCGCTCCCGGCGGCTCGCTGCCGGTCAACACGGGCGGCGGGCAGCTCTCGTCGTTCTACATGTGGGGCATGACGCCGATCAGCGAGGCCGTCATCCAGCTGCGCGGCCAGGGCGGCGCGCGTCAAGTCGAGAAGAACGATCTCTGTCTGGTGAGCGGCAACGGCGGCGTGCTGTCGACGCACGCGACGCTGCTGCTCTCGAAGCACCCGAGCTGA